A window of the Cucurbita pepo subsp. pepo cultivar mu-cu-16 chromosome LG01, ASM280686v2, whole genome shotgun sequence genome harbors these coding sequences:
- the LOC111779376 gene encoding transcription factor MYB33-like, with product MRRTKNGSEDNIPSNDEILSPLVDEDSGGNVSGGCLKKGPWTSNEDEILIEYVKKHGEGNWNAVQKHSGLSRCGKSCRLRWANHLRPNLKKGAFTAEEEHTIIHLHAKMGNKWARMAAHLPGRTDNEIKNYWNTRIKRRQRAGLPLYPPEVSLRAWQHRHNQDTGGSNIVGKDHHDLLQANSYDAIPDVKFQGKPHNALSYMPQLPEISSCMLKRGLDSSQYGNFMPSTMHRQKRYRESAPLFSGPDGSVKTPFHQFEDNSYDQVAQSYGSPFPIDPNAATKNAMSFGSFEGSHSLTNGNSSASQHSKETEKLELPSLQYPETDLCSWETPIQPAMFESVDPFIQSPPTFMLGSDCLSPRNSGLLEALIYESKTIGCPKNHPSDKNSNSCSITPGDVTDSYNMTAGKTEIDDYTEAVSPFGHSTSTLFSECTPISATGSSYEDPALTEAFSGSNVKSEPLDHVWTPDREKEAKNGVEFTRPDALLASDWQGQSSGIEKETTSMTDALTLLLGDDLAADYKHLPSGISTTHSGWGLDSCSWNNMPPVCQMSDIP from the exons ATGCGGCGAACAAAAAATGGAAGTGAAGACAACATACCTTCAAATGATGAGATATTATCACCGTTGGTAGATGAAGATAGCGGAGGGAATGTTAGCGGTGGCTGTCTTAAGAAAGGACCATGGACATCTAATGAAGATGAGATTTTGATAGAATATGTAAAAAAACATGGGGAGGGGAATTGGAATGCCGTTCAGAAGCATTCTGGACTTTCTCGTTGTGGGAAGAGCTGTCGCTTGCGATGGGCCAATCATCTCAGACCAAACTTGAAAAAAGGGGCGTTTACTGCAGAAGAAGAGCATACAATAATTCATCTGCACGCTAAAATGGGAAACAAATGGGCACGCATGGCAGCCCAT TTACCTGGACGCACAGACaatgaaattaagaattaCTGGAATACTCGAATTAAGAGGCGGCAGCGGGCTGGTCTACCTCTGTATCCCCCTGAAGTGAGTTTGCGCGCATGGCAGCATCGTCATAACCAAGACACAGGTGGTAGTAATATTGTAGGTAAAGATCATCATGATCTTCTTCAGGCTAATAGTTATGATGCAATACCGGATGTCAAATTTCAAGGCAAGCCTCATAATGCCTTATCTTATATGCCCCAGCTTCCAGAAATTTCAAGTTGTATGCTGAAAAGAGGTCTTGATTCTTCTCAATATGGTAATTTCATGCCATCTACAATGCATCGTCAAAAGCGTTACCGGGAATCAGCACCCTTATTCTCTGGTCCTGATGGTAGTGTTAAAACCCCTTTCCACCAGTTTGAGGATAATTCCTATGATCAAGTTGCTCAATCATATGGGTCACCTTTTCCTATTGATCCTAACGCTGCCACTAAGAATGCCATGTCTTTTGGCTCGTTTGAGGGTAGCCATTCCCTTACAAATGGCAATTCCTCTGCTTCTCAGCACTCGAAAGAGACAGAGAAGTTGGAGCTCCCTTCACTCCAATATCCAGAAACTGATTTATGCAGTTGGGAGACACCCATCCAACCGGCAATGTTTGAATCAGTTGATCCGTTTATTCAATCTCCACCAACTTTTATGTTGGGATCAGATTGCCTTTCACCACGCAACAGTGGCTTACTAGAAGCTTTAATATATGAATCTAAGACGATTGGTTGTCCAAAGAATCATCCATCTGAtaagaattcaaattcttGCAGTATTACTCCAGGTGATGTAACTGATAGTTATAATATGACAGCGGGTAAGACAGAAATTGATGACTATACCGAGGCTGTTTCTCCATTTGGTCACTCTACCTCCACACTTTTCAGTGAGTGCACACCGATCAGTGCAACTGGAAGTTCATATGAAGATCCTGCTCTTACTGAGGCCTTTTCTG GAAGTAATGTGAAATCAGAACCACTGGATCATGTGTGGACCCCTGATAGAGAAAAAGAAGCGAAAAACGGGGTCGAATTCACACGTCCAGATGCGTTGCTTGCTTCAGATTGGCAGGGCCAGAGTTCAGGAATTGAAAAGGAGACAACCAGTATGACTGATGCACTCACTTTGCTCCTAGGCGATGATTTGGCTGCTGACTACAAGCACTTACCATCTGGGATTTCGACGACGCATTCGGGTTGGGGTCTTGATTCCTGTTCATGGAATAACATGCCCCCAGTGTGTCAAATGTCTGATATTCCTTGA
- the LOC111779259 gene encoding phospholipid-transporting ATPase 1-like, translating into MASDWPLLIVSPRTPKTTSHDLQKQDPNQPGLFFAMNENLASTELGHRAFSRRSQSSLQSKSSIREVSSSDDFGSRPVRHGSRGADSEALSLSQKEINDEDARLIYIDDPEKTNEKFEFARNSIRTGKYSILTFLPRNLFEQFHRIAYIYFLAIAVLNQLPQLAVFGRTVSILPLAFVLLVTAVKDAYEDWRRHRSDKIENNRLASVLVDGQFHDKKWKDIRVGEILKIGANGTIPCDMVLLSTSDSTGVAYVQTLNLDGESNLKTRYAKQETMSKMPDKEKIVGLIKCEKPNRNIYGFHANMEIDGKRLSLGPPNIVLRGCELKNTSWAVGVAVYAGRETKAMLNSSGAPSKRSRLETRMNVEIIMLSFFLIALCIVVCVLAAVWFFRNREDLDVLPYFRNKDFSKDPPETYNYYGWGLEAFFVFLMSVIVFQIMIPISLYISMELVRVGQAYFMIRDVQMYDETSNSRFQCRALNINEDLGQIKYVFSDKTGTLTENKMEFRCASISGVDYAGESTGPLDEQIGYSARVDGKVLRPKMAVKTDPELLQLSRSGKHTKNGRYIHDFFLALAACNTIVPLITETSDPSVQLVDYQGESPDEQALVYAAAAYGFMLIERTSGHIVIDIHGTKERYNVLGMHEFDSDRKRMSVILGCPDMSFKVFVKGADNSMFKVMGGNTNTSIIQATKAHLHSYSSKGLRTLVIGMKELSSSDFDKWHLMFEEASTALIGRAAKLRKVSSSIENNLSILGASGIEDKLQKGVPEAIEALRMAGIKVWVLTGDKQETAISIGYSSKLLTNKMTQIIINSNSVDSCRRSLEDAIIMSKKLATASGVTLDSEGRTEAITASVALIIDGSSLVHILDSRLEEQLFQLSCHCSVVLCCRVAPLQKAGIVALVKRRTSDMTLAIGDGANDVSMIQKADVGVGISGLEGRQAVMASDFAMGQFRFLVPLLLVHGHWNYQRMGYMILYNFYRNAVFVLVLFWYVLFTGYSLSTAINQWSSVLYSIIYTCLPTIVVGILDKDLGRRTLLSYPQLYGAGHRQESYNSGLFWLTMVDTVWQSIAIFFIPLLSFWATTVDISGLGDLWLLATVIVVNLHLAMDVFRWYSITHAVIWGSTLATIICVIVLDSILSLPGYWAIYHVAGTASFWLCLLSIVVVALLPRFIVKYLYQYYSPCDIQIAREADKFGRIREMGVVQTEMIPVLNNPSQL; encoded by the exons ATGGCGTCGGATTGGCCGCTCTTGATTGTATCTCCAAGAACGCCCAAAACTACATCTCACGATCTACAAAAACAGGATCCGAACCAACCTGGATTGTTCTTCGCGATGAATGAGAACTTAGCGAGTACTGAACTAGGTCACCGCGCTTTCTCGCGGCGAAGTCAATCGTCGCTACAATCGAAATCCTCAATTCGCGAAGTGAGTTCTAGTGATGATTTTGGATCGAGGCCTGTTCGTCATGGTTCTCGAGGTGCCGATTCTGAAGCACTGAGCTTATCACAGAAGGAGATCAATGACGAAGATGCGAGGTTGATTTACATCGATGATCCTGAGAAGACGAACGAGAAGTTCGAATTCGCTAGAAATTCGATTCGCACCGGCAAGTATTCGATTCTAACTTTTCTACCGAGAAATCTGTTTGAACAGTTTCATAGAATtgcttatatatatttcctaGCCATTGCTGTTCTTAATCAACTTCCTCAGCTTGCCGTTTTTGGTCGAACAGTATCTATTTTGCCTTTAGCTTTTGTGCTTCTTGTTACTGCTGTTAAAGATGCATATGAGGATTGGAGAAGGCATCGTTCTGATAAGATTGAGAACAATAGATTAGCTTCAGTTTTGGTTGATGGTCAGTTTCATGATAAGAAATGGAAGGATATTAGAGTTGGTGAGATACTTAAGATTGGTGCAAATGGTACCATTCCTTGTGATATGGTGCTTCTTTCTACTAGTGATTCCACAGGGGTTGCTTATGTGCAGACCTTGAATTTGGACGGCGAATCGAATTTGAAAACGAGGTATGCGAAACAGGAGACGATGTCGAAAATGCCCGACAAGGAGAAGATTGTTGGGTTGATTAAATGTGAGAAACCCAATAGGAATATCTATGGATTTCATGCTAATATGGAGATTGATGGGAAACGACTTTCACTTGGACCTCCAAACATTGTTCTTCGAGGTTGTGAGCTCAAGAACACGAGCTGGGCGGTTGGCGTTGCTGTATATGCTGGCCGTGAGACCAAAGCCATGCTTAATAGTTCTGGAGCTCCGTCGAAAAGAAGTCGACTCGAGACTCGTATGAATGTGGAGATTATTAtgctctctttctttctcattgCTTTGTGTATAGTTGTTTGTGTTCTTGCTGCTGTTTGGTTCTTTAGAAACAGGGAAGATTTGGATGTTTTGCCTTATTTCAGGAATAAGGATTTCTCAAAAGATCCACCTGAAACCTATAACTATTATGGATGGGGATTGGAGGCCTTTTTTGTATTCCTCATGTCAGTCATTGTGTTTCAGATCATGATCCCTATTTCACTTTACATTTCGATGGAGCTTGTTCGTGTTGGCCAGGCTTATTTCATGATTCGAGACGTTCAAATGTACGATGAAACATCGAATTCTAGATTTCAGTGTCGAGCTTTGAACATAAATGAGGATTTAGGACAAATAAAGTATGTTTTTTCAGACAAAACGGGTACTCTGACTGAGAATAAGATGGAGTTTCGATGTGCTAGCATTTCGGGGGTCGATTATGCAGGTGAAAGTACCGGCCCCCTCGACGAACAGATTGGATACTCGGCTCGAG TGGATGGAAAGGTTTTGAGACCGAAAATGGCTGTCAAAACCGACCCCGAGCTTCTACAGTtatcaagaagtggaaagcacACCAAGAATGGAAGATATATTCATGATTTCTTCCTGGCATTAGCTGCTTGCAATACCATTGTTCCTCTTATTACAGAAACTTCTGATCCTTCAGTGCAATTAGTTGACTACCAAGGCGAGTCCCCGGATGAACAGGCGTTGGTTTATGCTGCTGCGGCATACGGTTTTATGCTGATCGAACGAACCTCTGGTCATATAGTTATCGACATACATGGTACAAAAGAAAG ATATAATGTTTTGGGAATGCACGAGTTTGATAGCGACAGGAAGCGGATGTCGGTGATATTGGGATGTCCCGACATGTCCTTCAAAGTATTTGTAAAAGGTGCTGATAACTCCATGTTCAAGGTGATGGGTGGAAATACGAACACGAGTATCATTCAAGCCACTAAAGCTCATCTTCATTCATACTCATCAAAGGGTCTCAGAACACTGGTTATTGGGATGAAAGAACTCAGTTCTTCTGACTTTGATAAATGGCACTTGATGTTTGAGGAAGCAAGCACTGCTCTGATCGGCAGAGCAGCCAAGCTTCGCAAGGTTTCCAGTAGCATAGAAAACAATTTGTCCATATTGGGGGCCTCTGGCATTGAAGATAAGTTACAAAAAGGTGTTCCAGAAGCTATAGAAGCTTTAAGAATGGCAGGCATTAAAGTATGGGTTTTGACCGGGGATAAGCAAGAAACAGCCATATCAATAGGTTACTCCTCCAAGCTCTTGACAAACAAGATGACCCAAATTATCATTAACAGCAACTCGGTTGATTCATGCCGAAGGAGTTTAGAAGATGCAATAATTATGTCGAAAAAGCTTGCTACTGCGTCGGGGGTTACACTGGATAGCGAAGGACGTACCGAAGCTATAACGGCTTCGGTTGCGTTGATCATTGATGGTAGCAGCCTTGTTCATATTCTTGACAGTAGACTTGAAGAACAG CTTTTCCAACTATCTTGTCACTGTTCGGTGGTGTTATGCTGTCGAGTTGCTCCATTGCAGAAAGCTGGAATTGTTGCTCTTGTCAAGAGAAGGACTTCTGACATGACACTTGCCATTGGTGATG GCGCAAATGACGTGTCGATGATCCAAAAGGCGGATGTGGGTGTCGGTATCAGCGGTCTAGAGGGTCGACAAGCTGTCATGGCGTCGGATTTCGCCATGGGGCAATTTAGATTCTTGGTTCCTCTTCTATTGGTCCATGGACATTGGAATTACCAGCGCATGGGCTACATGATCTTGTACAACTTTTACAGAAATGCAGTATTTGTGCTTGTTCTCTTTTG GTACGTACTCTTCACCGGTTACTCGTTATCGACCGCGATCAACCAATGGAGCAGTGTACTCTACTCTATAATCTATACTTGTTTGCCCACAATTGTTGTTGGAATTCTTGACAAAGACTTAGGAAGAAGGACCCTTCTTAGTTACCCTCAACTCTATGGGGCTGGCCATAGACAAGAGAGCTACAACTCTGGCTTGTTTTGGTTAACAATGGTCGACACTGTGTGGCAAAGCATTGCTATTTTCTTCATCCCCCTCCTTTCCTTCTGGGCTACCACCGTCGACATTTCAGGCCTCGGAGATCTCTGGCTACTCGCTACGGTCATCGTCGTCAACTTACACTTGGCAATGGACGTGTTTCGATGGTATTCCATCACCCATGCCGTGATTTGGGGATCCACTCTCGCAACAATCATTTGCGTCATTGTTCTTGATTCGATATTGTCGCTTCCCGGTTACTG GGCGATATATCACGTGGCGGGCACAGCATCTTTTTGGCTATGTTTGTTGTCGATCGTCGTTGTAGCGTTACTTCCTCGGTTCATCGTAAAGTACCTTTATCAATATTATAGTCCATGTGACATCCAAATAGCAAGAGAGGCTGATAAATTTGGAAGGATAAGAGAGATGGGAGTTGTACAAACAGAGATGATCCCAGTCCTCAACAATCCTTCACAACTATGA